In one window of Hymenobacter nivis DNA:
- a CDS encoding organic hydroperoxide resistance protein, with translation MSIQRLYTARAKATGGRDGRAVSSDNVIDLPLSTPKEMGGAGLAGSTNPEQLFAAGYAACFDGALNLVARLEKTPITGSTVAADVSFGKDGENYGIAVDLAVNIPNMDQAQAEALVAKAHQVCPYSRATRGNIEVNLTTTTNA, from the coding sequence ATGAGCATTCAGCGTTTATACACGGCCCGCGCCAAAGCCACTGGTGGCCGCGACGGCCGCGCCGTTTCGTCCGACAACGTTATAGACCTGCCTCTGAGCACCCCCAAGGAGATGGGCGGCGCCGGCCTGGCCGGCAGCACCAACCCCGAGCAGCTCTTCGCCGCCGGCTACGCCGCCTGCTTCGACGGGGCCCTGAACCTGGTGGCCCGCCTGGAGAAAACCCCCATCACCGGCAGCACCGTGGCGGCCGATGTGAGCTTCGGCAAAGACGGCGAGAACTACGGCATCGCCGTGGACTTGGCCGTGAACATCCCCAACATGGACCAGGCCCAGGCCGAAGCCCTCGTGGCCAAAGCCCACCAGGTGTGCCCCTACTCGCGCGCCACCCGCGGCAACATCGAGGTGAACCTGACCACGACGACCAACGCCTAA